CAGCCGGGATCGGGATACTGGTCGTTACCAGAGCCACCGACCCGAGCAAACCCTTCTCTATCAGATCGTTGACGAGTATTACCCGGCATTCGCTGCGCTTATGGCAGAGCAGGGAAAGGAATTGCCGGGCTATGTGCAACGGGAATTTGAAGAATTTCTCCAATGCGGGCGGCTGGAGCATGGCTTTCTACGGGTTCGCTGCGAGTCTTGCCACGCCGAGCACCTGGTCGCTTTCAGCTGTAAGCGTCGCGGTTTCTGCCCGAGCTGTGGGGCGCGGCGGATGGCCGAAAGTGCCGCCTTGCTGGTTGATGAAGTACTGCCTGAACGGCACTGTTGCAAATAGTCGGTGGTGATAAACTTATCATCCCCTTTTGCTGATGGAGCTGCACATGAACCCATTCAAAGGCCGGCATTTTCAGCGTGACATCATTCTGTGGGCCGTACGCTGGTACTGCAAATACGGCATCAGTTACCGTGAGCTGCAGGAGATGCTGGCTGAACGCGGAGTGAATGTCGATCACTCCACGATTTACCGCTGGGTTCAGCGTTATGCGCCTGAAATGGAAAAACGGCTGCGCTGGTACTGGCGTAACCCTTCCGATCTTTGCCCGTGGCACATGGATGAAACCTACGTGAAGGTCAATGGCCGCTGGGCGTATCTGTACCGGGCCGTCGACAGCCGGGGCCGCACTGTCGATTTTTATCTCTCCTCCCGTCGTAACAGCAAAGCTGCATACCGGTTTCTGGGTAAAATCCTCAACAACGTGAAGAAGTGGCAGATCCCGCGATTCATCAACACGGATAAAGCGCCCGCCTATGGTCGCGCGCTTGCTCTGCTCAAACGCGAAGGCCGGTGCCCGTCTGACGTTGAACACCGACAGATTAAGTACCGGAACAACGTGATTGAATGCGATCATGGCAAACTGAAACGGATAATCGGCGCCACGCTGGGATTTAAATCCATGAAGACGGCTTACGCCACCATCAAAGGTATTGAGGTGATGCGTGCACTACGCAAAGGCCAGGCCTCAGCATTTTATTATGGTGATCCCCTGGGCGAAATGCGCCTGGTAAGCAGAGTTTTTGAAATGTAAGGCCTTTGAATAAGACAAAAGGCTGCCTCATCGCTAACTTTGCAACAGTGCCATTTTAAGCGTTATGCTAAGCCCAGGAAGCCGCAGGATCTTTTGAACCACAACTGCATTAACGTCCGCTATTCTGATACGAGTGGATTGTACGCCTGGGAATTCGAGAAAGATGCTCAGAAATTCAGTCTGAAAGTCAAAGGGCAATATATTGCGAACAGCACGATTCATCAGCTCGATGCAGCATTAGACGGGCTGGGGATTGCCTATATTCCCGAGTATGTTGCAGATGGATATATCAAAAGCGGCAAGCTGATTGCTGTTCTGACCGAGTGGTGTCCATATTTTGACGGCTACCATATTTATTATCCTCACCGCCGACAGGATTCTCCTGCGTTTATGGCTTTTCTGCAAGTTTTGCGTGACAGGTACAATAATGGAATAAGATAAATTTATGAGTAAAGGATTATGTCCACGATAAGCACCTGGGTCGATTCCTGGGAGGCGGCCATGAGGGTAGGGAAGCGCCGTCCCGTCAAGTCAGCGTAATGCTCTGCCAGTGTTACAACCAATTAACCAATTCTGATTAGAAAAACTCATCGAGCATCAAATGAAACTGCAATTTATTCATATCAGGATTATCAATACCATATTTTTGAAAAAGCCGTTTCTGTAATGAAGGAGAAAACTCACCGAGGCAGTTCCATAGGATGGCAAGATCCTGGTATCGGTCTGCGATTCCGACTCGTCCAACATCAATACAACCTATTAATTTCCCCTCGTCAAAAATAAGGTTATCAAGTGAGAAATCACCATGAGTGACGACTGAATCCGGTGAGAATGGCAAAAGCTTATGCATTTCTTTCCAGACTTGTTCAACAGGCCAGCCATTACGCTCGTCATCAAAATCACTCGCATCAACCAAACCGTTATTCATTCGTGATTGCGCCTGAGCGAGACGAAATGCGCGATCGCTGTTAAAAGGACAATTACAAACAGGAATCGAATGCAACCGGCGCAGGAACGCTGCCAGCGCATCAACAATATTTTCACCTGAATCAGGATATTCTTCTAATACCTGGAATGCTGTTTTCCCGGGGATCGCAGTGGTGAGTAACCATGCATCATCAGGAGTACGGATAAAATGCTTGATGGTCGGAAGAGGCATAAATGCCGTCAGCCAGTTTAGTCTGACCATCTCATCTGTAACATCATTGGCAACGCTACCTTTGCCATGTTTCAGAAACAACTCTGGCGCATCGGGCTTCCCATACAATCGATAGATTGTCGCACCTGATTGCCCGACATTATCGCGAGCCCATCTATACCCATATAAATCAGCATCCAGGTTGGAATTTAATCGCGGCCTCGAGCAAGACGTTTCCCGTTGAATATGGCTCATAACACCCCTTGTATTACTGTTTATGTAAGCAGACAGTTTTATTGTTCATGATGATATATTTTTATCGGCACTGTTGCAAATAGTCGGTGGTGATAAACTTATCATCCCCTTTTGCTGATGGAGCTGCACATGAACCCATTCAAAGGCCGGCATTTTCAGCGTGACATCATTCTGTGGGCCGTACGCTGGTACTGCAAATACGGCATCAGTTACCGTGAGCTGCAGGAGATGCTGGCTGAACGCGGAGTGAATGTCGATCACTCCACGATTTACCGCTGGGTTCAGCGTTATGCGCCTGAAATGGAAAAACGGCTGCGCTGGTACTGGCGTAACCCTTCCGATCTTTGCCCGTGGCACATGGATGAAACCTACGTGAAGGTCAATGGCCGCTGGGCGTATCTGTACCGGGCCGTCGACAGCCGGGGCCGCACTGTCGATTTTTATCTCTCCTCCCGTCGTAACAGCAAAGCTGCATACCGGTTTCTGGGTAAAATCCTCAACAACGTGAAGAAGTGGCAGATCCCGCGATTCATCAACACGGATAAAGCGCCCGCCTATGGTCGCGCGCTTGCTCTGCTCAAACGCGAAGGCCGGTGCCCGTCTGACGTTGAACACCGACAGATTAAGTACCGGAACAACGTGATTGAATGCGATCATGGCAAACTGAAACGGATAATCGGCGCCACGCTGGGATTTAAATCCATGAAGACGGCTTACGCCACCATCAAAGGTATTGAGGTGATGCGTGCACTACGCAAAGGCCAGGCCTCAGCATTTTATTATGGTGATCCCCTGGGCGAAATGCGCCTGGTAAGCAGAGTTTTTGAAATGTAAGGCCTTTGAATAAGACAAAAGGCTGCCTCATCGCTAACTTTGCAACAGTGCCAGTTTTATTACGAACGTGTTTTGGGTGGACAACGGAAAACATATTTCATCGAAAGACCAAAAAAAGAAAAAACACTTCCTGTTGTGATGAGTGAAGAAGAAACCATTCGGGTACTACGCGCTATTGAAAACGTGAAACACAAGGCTATTCTGATGACTATTTATTCGGCAGGTTTGCGCATTTCTGAATGTATAAACCTGAAAATAAAAGACATTGACTCCAAGCGCATGCAAATTCGTATAGAACAGTCAAAAGGAAAAAGAGATCGTTATACCATTTTATCTGAGAAAACATTAATTATTTTAAGAACATACTTTATGGAATATAAACCAAAAGATTATTTATTTGAAGGTCAAAAAGGTGGCGCATACTCAAGCCGAAGTATTCAAAACATTTTTAAAGCAGCTGTTTTAAAAGCAAAGATTCAAAAGGAAGTTACTGTACATACCTTACGACATAGCTTTGCAACGCATTTGCTTGAGAATGGTACGAGTTTACGTTATATTCAATCGTTGTTAGGTCATTCAAGCAGTAAAACAACTGAGGTTTATACACATATTACCACCAAGGGAATGGAACAATTAAAAAGTCCGATGGATTTGTTAGATATATAGAAAGGATTTGTATATTTGAGCAAAACTTAACAAAAAGCACTATGAATATAAATCCTTTTGAGAGAGTAGAAACGAACGGTAAACGGTTGAAAACGGATTTGTCACTGATAATGAAAGGTTTAGCAAAATAAGATATAGTGGATATATACGCCATTTGGCGTATAGCCACTTGTTATGTGCCATTTTTGAATGACAATGCGAATAGATACAGACAAACAAATGAATTTACTTAGTGATAAGAACGTTGCAATAATTGGTGGTGGACCCGTTGGACTGACTATGGCAAAATTATTACAGCAAAACGGCATAGACGTTTCAGTTTACGAAAGAGACAACGACCGAGAGGCAAGAATTTTTGGTGGAACCCTTGACCTACACAAAGGTTCAGGTCAGGAAGCAATGAAAAAAGCGGGATTGTTACAAACTTATTATGACTTAGCCTTACCAATGGGTGTAAATATTGCTGATGAAAAAGGCAATATTTTATCCACAAAAAATGTAAAGCCCGAAAATCGATTTGACAATCCTGAAATAAACAGAAATGACTTAAGGGCTATCTTGTTGAATAGTTTAGAAAACGACACGGTTATTTGGGATAGAAAACTTGTTATGCTTGAACCTGGTAAGAAGAAGTGGACACTAACTTTTGAGAATAAACCGAGTGAAACAGCAGATTTGGTTATTCTTGCCAATGGTGGAATGTCGAAAATAAGGAGCTTTGTTACCGACACGCAAGTTGAAGAAACCGGTACTTTCAACATCCAAGCTGATATTCTTCAACCGGAAATAAACTGTCCCGGATTTTTTCAGCTATGCAACGGCAACCGATTAATGGCGGGACATCAGGGCATTTTATTGTTTGCCAATCCCAATAATAATGGTGCATTGTATTTAGGAATTAGTTTTAAAACGCCCGATGAATGGAAAAATAAAATTCCCTTAGATTTTCAGGACAGAAACAGCGTTGCCGATTTTTTATTGAAAAGATTTTCCAAATGGAGTGAAGTTTACAAACAATTAATACGTTCGGTATCAACATTTCAATGCTTGCCCACAAGGAAATTTCCTTTGAACAATGATTGGAAAAGTAACCGTCCATTACCCATAACAATGATTGGCGATGCTGCTCATTTGATGTCGCCTTTTGCAGGACAGGGTGTAAATACGGGATTATTGGATGCTTTGATATTGTCTGAAAACCTTACAAACGGAGAATTTACAAGTATTGAAAATGCCATCGAAAACTACGAACAACAAATGTTTGTTTATGCAAAAGATACGCAGGACGAATCGACAGAAAACGAAACCGAAATGTTTAGTCCCAATTTTTCGTTTCAAAAATTATTGAATCTATAAACAGTAAGAAAAAACGGCTACTAACAAGCAGTTTTGCAATAGTGGGGCAGAAGTGCAAAATTGAACTTGTGTGCTTCTATCAACTTTTGTACATTAGCTGCCAGTTTAAGATGGGTGCATTTGAGTATGCCCAAAGGAGCCCGCAAGTATGCGCAGGACGAAGCCAGTAGCCGCGCCGATGGTGGCGCGGGTCTATCTGCGCGTCAGCACCGACGCGCAGGACTTGGAACGCCAAGAGGCGATCACTACGGCCGCGAAGGCCGCCGGCTACTACGTCGCCGGCATCTACCGTGAGAAGGCATCCGGCGCACGCGCCGACCGGCCTGAGCTGCTGCGCATGATCGGCGACCTACAGCCCGGCGAGGTGGTCATTGCCGAGAAGATCGACCGCATCAGCCGCCTACCTTTGCCCGAGGCCGAGCGCCTGGTGGCCTCGATACAGGCCAAAGGCGCACGCCTGGCCGTCCCTGGCGTGGTCGATCTATCCGACCTGGCGGCCGAGGCCCAGGGCGTCGCCAAGATCGTGCTGGAAGCCGTGCAGATCATGCTTTTTCGCCTGGCCTTGCAGATGGCCCGCGACGACTACGAGGACAGGCGCGAACGCCAGCGCCAAGGCATTGAGTTGGCCCGCCAGGCCGGGCGGTACAAGGGCCGCCGTGCTGATCCGAAGCGCCGCGCCCAAGTTGTCGCGCTGCGCAAGTCCGGCTACAGCATCAACAAGACCGCCGAGCTGGCCTGGTACAGTGCGGCCCAGGTGAAACGGATATGGGCCGAGGTCAGCCAGGCCGAAGCGAAGCAGCACGGCGCGTTCGTGGAGGACGCATTGACGGAAGCCGATGCCCTGGCCGCTGTCGGCCAGGATGAGCGCCAGGAGGAAAGGGCATGAAGAAGCCGAACCAAGACGACGAGCCGTTTTTCATCACCGAGGAGATTGCGGCCGAAATGATCGCCGGCGGCTATGAGTTCGAGCTGCCGCCCATTCCTTGCACCATCCGCCTACGCGACGTGCTGGAGCGCATGACCGATGCTGAGCTAGCATTGCAGCCGGGCGAGATCGCCGACCAGGAGCGTGAACGCTGCCGGCGCAAGCCGTGTTCAACCTCATGATCTGGTCATGGTATTTTTCATGGCACTGAGCCTGATAGTTCTTGCAAATTGTTGTCACTAAAGGGTTTTGTGTGCTTGTTTACAATCGAGTGGGAGTGACGGGCACTGGCTGGCAATGTCTAGCAACGGCAGGCATTTCGGCTGAGGGTAAAAGAACTTTCCGCTAAGCGATAGACTGTATGTAAACACAGTATTGCAAGGACGCGGAACATGCCTCATGTGGCGGCCAGGACGGCCAGCCGGGATCGGGATACTGGTCGTTACCAGAGCCACCGACCCGAGCAAACCCTTCTCTATCAGATCGTTGACGAGTATTACCCGGCATTCGCTGCGCTTATGGCAGAGCAGGGAAAGGAATTGCCGGGCTATGTGCAACGGGAATTTGAAGAATTTCTCCAATGCGGGCGGCTGGAGCATGGCTTTCTACGGGTTCGCTGCGAGTCTTGCCACGCCGAGCACCTGGTCGCTTTCAGCTGTAAGCGTCGCGGTTTCTGCCCGAGCTGTGGGGCGCGGCGGATGGCCGAAAGTGCCGCCTTGCTGGTTGATGAAGTACTGCCTGAACAACCCATGCGTCAGTGGGTGTTGAGCTTCCCGTTTCAGCTGCGTTTCCTGTTTGCCAGCCGGCCCGAGATCATGGGGTGGGTGCTGGGCATCGTTTACCGCGTCATTGCCACGCACCTGGTCAAGAAAGCGGGCCATACCCACCAAGTGGCCAAGACGGGCGCGGTCACCCTGATCCAGCGTTTTGGATCGGCGCTCAATCTGAATGTTCACTTCCACATGCTGTTTCTCGACGGTGTGTATGTCGAGCAATCCCACGGCTCAGCGCGTTTCCGCTGGGTCAAGGCGCCGACCAGCCCAGAGCTCACCCAGCTGACGCACACCATCGCCCACCGGGTGGGTCGCTATCTGGAACGGCAAGGCCTGCTGGAACGGGATGTCGAAAACAGCTATCTGGCCTCGGATGCGGTGGATGACGACCCGATGACACCCCTGCTGGGGCACTCGATCACTTACCGTATCGCTGTCGGTTCACAGGCGGGGCGAAAGGTGTTCACTTTGCAAACTCTGCCGACCAGTGGTGATCCGTTCGGTGACGGGATTGGCAAGGTAGCCGGGTCCAGCCTGCACGCCGGCGTGGCGGCCAGGGCCGATGAACGCAAGAAGCTCGAACGGCTGTGCCGGTACATCAGCCGCCCGGCGGTATCCGAGAAGCGGCTGTCGTTAACACGAGGCGGCAACGTGCGCTACCAGCTCAAGACGCCGTACCGGGACGGCACCACGCACGTCATTTTCGAACCATTGGATTTCATTGCAAGGCTGGCCGCCCTGGTACCGAAGCCCAGAGTCAACCTAACCCGCTTCCACGGGGTGTTCGCACCCAACAGTCGGCACCGGGCGTTGGTCACGCCGGCAAAACGGGGCAGGGGCAACAAGGTCAGGGTGGCTGATGAACCGGCAACACCAGCACAACGGCGAGCGTCGATGACATGGGCGCAACGGCTCAAGCGTGTTTTCAATATCGACATCGAGACCTGCAGCGGCTGCGGCGGCGCCATGAAAGTCATCGCCTGCATTGAAGACCCTATAGTGATCAAGCAGATCCTTGATCACCTGAAGCACAAAGCCGAAACCAGCGGGACCAGGGCGTTACCCGAAAGCCGGGCGCCACCGGCTGAGCTGCTCCTGGGTCTGTTTGACTGACGAGCCTGAAGGCCAACGATACCAATCAAAATGCTGCGTTCACAGCGCCGCGGCAGGGATCCGCCGTGCTGGTTGTCGGAAAAGGAGCCGCTAGTGGGAAAGAGGAGGGTAAATTTTCAGCGTTGCTGGCTCCCCGTCAGCCGGATTGGGTTGCATCGCAGGGGTGTCGAAAGAGTCAACTGCGGTCCAAAGCTGTTGGACTTGGGTGAAAAGGGCGTTTATTCTTCCTATACGTGAACCGCATCCTACGGAATGAGTAACCCTTGCCCTATTGTGAGTAGAACGTCGTATAATTCAAACGAAAGCAGTTAATAGGTATGAAATATCACAGCACAAAAGAGCGACAGGACATGTTTAGATGATGTTATTATAAAATAATAACATCATGGATGAATAAAAAATAATTTTCTATCTTTACAACTATGTTATACTTCTATGATAAGGCTATGATGGCAAAGCCTTGGTTTTCCTAATCAAATAGTCGCCGAGATGGCTTCAATGCGACAGTAGGTCTACTGTCTCACAATTAATTCATGTATCAGATTTTTGTTCCCTGATGGGAAGTGTTATCCATACGAAAAGAATATGGGTAAAGTGTTACACCTGTATATGACATTCAGAATGTCCTGTCGGGGGAACTGGTACCAATTTAATAAAAGAAAACAGTATAGAAATGACAATCGAAGATATGCAAACATTAGCCCTAGAGCATGGGCTGAGAATTTCGGAAGAGATGAGCGTCAATGAGATGGGCATCGACTTTAGAGTTGCCTTTGTAAAGGAAGTAAACGGTGAGAACTGGGTACTCCGTATACCTCGAAGAAGCGATATGCTTGAACAAATCGAAAATGAAAGTAGAATATTGGATTTAGCCAAAAGAAACCTGTCGATCAATGTCCCTGATTGGAAAATTGTATCGGAGCGCCTAATAGCCTACCCTTTACTGGAGGATGCGCCTGCTCTGACATTCGATGCGATAACACATGAGGTTTCTTGGAACATAGATCGCGATAGCATAGCTTATGTGGAGTCTCTGGCAAAATCATTGGCCGAATTACATCGTATTACAGCTGACGATGTGAGAAAGAGCAACTTGAAAATAATGACTCCAAGTGAATTGAGGACCGAAATAGCTGACCGTATCCACTTGGTGAAATCTGAGATAGGTATCAGCGAGCCGTTGGAAAACAGATACCGTAGA
The Acinetobacter piscicola genome window above contains:
- a CDS encoding IS6-like element IS26 family transposase, translated to MNPFKGRHFQRDIILWAVRWYCKYGISYRELQEMLAERGVNVDHSTIYRWVQRYAPEMEKRLRWYWRNPSDLCPWHMDETYVKVNGRWAYLYRAVDSRGRTVDFYLSSRRNSKAAYRFLGKILNNVKKWQIPRFINTDKAPAYGRALALLKREGRCPSDVEHRQIKYRNNVIECDHGKLKRIIGATLGFKSMKTAYATIKGIEVMRALRKGQASAFYYGDPLGEMRLVSRVFEM
- a CDS encoding LysR substrate-binding domain-containing protein, with product MNHNCINVRYSDTSGLYAWEFEKDAQKFSLKVKGQYIANSTIHQLDAALDGLGIAYIPEYVADGYIKSGKLIAVLTEWCPYFDGYHIYYPHRRQDSPAFMAFLQVLRDRYNNGIR
- a CDS encoding APH(3')-I family aminoglycoside O-phosphotransferase codes for the protein MSHIQRETSCSRPRLNSNLDADLYGYRWARDNVGQSGATIYRLYGKPDAPELFLKHGKGSVANDVTDEMVRLNWLTAFMPLPTIKHFIRTPDDAWLLTTAIPGKTAFQVLEEYPDSGENIVDALAAFLRRLHSIPVCNCPFNSDRAFRLAQAQSRMNNGLVDASDFDDERNGWPVEQVWKEMHKLLPFSPDSVVTHGDFSLDNLIFDEGKLIGCIDVGRVGIADRYQDLAILWNCLGEFSPSLQKRLFQKYGIDNPDMNKLQFHLMLDEFF
- a CDS encoding tyrosine-type recombinase/integrase — its product is MGGQRKTYFIERPKKEKTLPVVMSEEETIRVLRAIENVKHKAILMTIYSAGLRISECINLKIKDIDSKRMQIRIEQSKGKRDRYTILSEKTLIILRTYFMEYKPKDYLFEGQKGGAYSSRSIQNIFKAAVLKAKIQKEVTVHTLRHSFATHLLENGTSLRYIQSLLGHSSSKTTEVYTHITTKGMEQLKSPMDLLDI
- a CDS encoding tetracycline-inactivating monooxygenase Tet(X3), which codes for MTMRIDTDKQMNLLSDKNVAIIGGGPVGLTMAKLLQQNGIDVSVYERDNDREARIFGGTLDLHKGSGQEAMKKAGLLQTYYDLALPMGVNIADEKGNILSTKNVKPENRFDNPEINRNDLRAILLNSLENDTVIWDRKLVMLEPGKKKWTLTFENKPSETADLVILANGGMSKIRSFVTDTQVEETGTFNIQADILQPEINCPGFFQLCNGNRLMAGHQGILLFANPNNNGALYLGISFKTPDEWKNKIPLDFQDRNSVADFLLKRFSKWSEVYKQLIRSVSTFQCLPTRKFPLNNDWKSNRPLPITMIGDAAHLMSPFAGQGVNTGLLDALILSENLTNGEFTSIENAIENYEQQMFVYAKDTQDESTENETEMFSPNFSFQKLLNL
- a CDS encoding recombinase family protein, which encodes MRRTKPVAAPMVARVYLRVSTDAQDLERQEAITTAAKAAGYYVAGIYREKASGARADRPELLRMIGDLQPGEVVIAEKIDRISRLPLPEAERLVASIQAKGARLAVPGVVDLSDLAAEAQGVAKIVLEAVQIMLFRLALQMARDDYEDRRERQRQGIELARQAGRYKGRRADPKRRAQVVALRKSGYSINKTAELAWYSAAQVKRIWAEVSQAEAKQHGAFVEDALTEADALAAVGQDERQEERA
- a CDS encoding IS91-like element ISVsa3 family transposase; translated protein: MPHVAARTASRDRDTGRYQSHRPEQTLLYQIVDEYYPAFAALMAEQGKELPGYVQREFEEFLQCGRLEHGFLRVRCESCHAEHLVAFSCKRRGFCPSCGARRMAESAALLVDEVLPEQPMRQWVLSFPFQLRFLFASRPEIMGWVLGIVYRVIATHLVKKAGHTHQVAKTGAVTLIQRFGSALNLNVHFHMLFLDGVYVEQSHGSARFRWVKAPTSPELTQLTHTIAHRVGRYLERQGLLERDVENSYLASDAVDDDPMTPLLGHSITYRIAVGSQAGRKVFTLQTLPTSGDPFGDGIGKVAGSSLHAGVAARADERKKLERLCRYISRPAVSEKRLSLTRGGNVRYQLKTPYRDGTTHVIFEPLDFIARLAALVPKPRVNLTRFHGVFAPNSRHRALVTPAKRGRGNKVRVADEPATPAQRRASMTWAQRLKRVFNIDIETCSGCGGAMKVIACIEDPIVIKQILDHLKHKAETSGTRALPESRAPPAELLLGLFD
- the mph gene encoding Mph(E)/Mph(G) family macrolide 2'-phosphotransferase, yielding MTIEDMQTLALEHGLRISEEMSVNEMGIDFRVAFVKEVNGENWVLRIPRRSDMLEQIENESRILDLAKRNLSINVPDWKIVSERLIAYPLLEDAPALTFDAITHEVSWNIDRDSIAYVESLAKSLAELHRITADDVRKSNLKIMTPSELRTEIADRIHLVKSEIGISEPLENRYRRWLDNDPLWPEFTCFIHGDLYAGHVLTSKEGKTSGIIDWSTAHMGDPALDFSGHVSVFGEDSLKSLITEYAKQGGTIWDRLYEQSIERAAAAPLAYGAFAVECNDDNHINAARAALGIVQ